ATGCTCCAGCGTCATGAGATTGATCTCATAACAAAGGAGGCATACAGCAGGCACCGAGTAGTGTTACGTGGCACCAAACGCCATCCATCATGTGTCCACATCCGCGATTGAACGAAAGTGCAGTGTCTATTCGTTGCCTCGCCCTTCCTTGCAGGAACCGCACCTGCAGGTAAGTTGACTCAGTTGCCTTTGTAATACTTCAAATGGTTTGCTGTACAGAGTTTTTTTTGTCGCCAAGTCGGCGATAGACTGCACGCCCCTCTTCGTTTGATACTGCCACGGGGGGGTGCAGGGTGTCAGAGGTTGCGGGTCTCATTATGTAATCGCAGTGTGTTTTCTTTTATTCAACAGTTGGAAGTATGTTGTCAGTCAAGCCTGCGTTGGTTCACCGTCAGAGGAAGGCTCCAGGAATCGTCCGCCTCACCGTTTATGCAGAAGAAACATTTGCAAGATGGCTGGTGGGACATTGGCCAACTTAGTGGGAGATCTGAAGCGTGATTTCGGCTCTGTTTCATCTTTCCCATGGACACGTTGTTTGTGTTTTGACAGAATGAGCTCGAGCGAGTGAGATTTTCGTGTCCGGTAGCCTCATccggcagcgcagaggaaTATTGCTTCGCGCGCTGTAGGCGCCGCGCACTACCGCACTTTTTCTACGAAGCCAGTGCTGACGTTCCATATTTGTGCCATGTTGGTATTCGTTGGCTTGGCTTGGGTGTGGCAGTCGCGGTTCCGTGTTTGTCGTTAGTCGCTAGTTCAAAAGGGTGGACTGAAGGGCTCCTTAAGAAGCAACCTCGATGCGTTTGCGCTCATTCTATGCAAGCTGAACGAAAATTTCGCGTCATACTATCATGTTCCACAGCGCCACGGAGCCAATGCTTTTCTCTCTACAAAGAGGGATAAGCATTGACTGCATCGAGATCCAGGCGTCATCCCGCTTTGTCCTTGAAATATGATCCGTCTTTGTCTGCAATTTTCCAGTTGATAGTAGGCGCTTACAGACTCGGCTTAGCAAACAAATTCCTGAATGAAAGGGATATTTCAGCCGTCTGTGGTGCATGAAGACGTTTTATTGATACCTGCCTGAAATAATATTGCATGACATCAGACAGGATTCGCGCTGGTGTGACATAGGTGGCAGAGGAGTGCTGTTGTTGCCTGCAGCGGAAACAAGTAGACGTAAGTCATGGTCTGGGGCATCCATGCCTACGGTGTAGAGCAGGTATCGTACCGCGGTCGCAGGCATGGGTAGCCTGTCCCACAATGTCGCTGCTGTCTAGCTGTCATGCTCTGTGGTACCCCTATGAGCGGTTTGCATCAACATGTCTCACTGTGGCTTGTAATCCTGGAAATATGGAACAGCTGGCTGTAAGTTAAGCGGTAGCCGTACGCAGCTCCCCAAGGCTCCGCGCGTACGCCTCGTGGTCTTGCTTCAGTCGTGCAGCCGTCCTATATTCCACAGTGCGGGCGCATGTGCTATTCGTACCTTCCGCGCGGGATGCAGAcctttccgcgcctcgctgtttTCGCTATTTTGGCTGACAAAATTTGTTTCTACAAGGACTTACTGAAAACCCTAGACCCTAAAGCCTTTGTTCCAAAGGAAACAGACAACGTATGTTGTGTCCCGTCTGAATCTCAGAAAGAAAAGGAGTTTGTAAGCTTTGCTgactgccgcctcgccgctccaCATGCAGCATCTGCAGGATCTGCGAGTCCTTTCCGCTCATCTTCTCAGAATAAGTGCTGTTAACAGCTTGCCACCGCGAATGGATCCGAGTGCCTTCGCCCATACGAAGACGGAAAAAGAGAGTGGGAAGCTGTTCGAGTTGTTGCTGTCGTAGTCGTGTTCAGCTTACTAGCAGCTGCATTCTGGATCGTGTCTGGGACGAAAGACAGCGATGCCCATTACTTGCTTGAGCACGCAATGTGTGATTTCTCTAATGCAGGATACCCTAGTGCAGCAAGCAGTGAGGTGAGTTTCCTGCTGCACAGTGTCTAAGTCTGCCGGGACCAGCATTATTATTATCGCCTCCAGTTGACGGATAGACATGCCGAAATGCACCGAGAGGAATGAAACATATCGATACGTggcgcttctctcctccctACCTCGCGAGCTGGAGTGCAGAAAAAGTAGATAACGGTTAGTTTTCAGCGAGTGTCTGGTAAAATTTTTCGGCGCTGTTTCCCTAGCCATTTGGACAGCTTCGACCGTAGTGTTCCGTAACTCGCGATATGTCCTCTTCGTGACCTCTTCTTCAAACACTGAATGCCGGCGGGCTTAGTGTGTAACTACTCTTGGGATCTAGACGATCGACGGAATATATGTTTTTGGGTTGTTCCCGATCTGTATCCTCAGCGGCTCGCGCAAGGGGCACATTTTCCCTTCTTGTGCCTTTTATCACGTTGCCACTATACTACTGCTGTTTTCCGAACATTAAAAAAGCATATATATGGAATTGTGACTGCTGAGCTTTGGTTTTCAGGCAAGTAACCGACCAATTCAATTACCCTAGTGATTCAGGTAGCGATGACGAAGCGTGAAGATGCGCGATATACCACGGAGGTATCTTGTAGCATGCTGAAATGGCGTTGCTTCTCATCCCGGCATAGTGGCTGAATTTTTTTCTGCCTTCGTAGAGTTTTCCCCCAGTTGTTCGTGTCAGTGGGGGATAGGGAGGACAGCTTTCATCTTCGCTGATGATGATGACCGTTGCCTCGTGCCTCATCTTCTGTGGATGCGATGGTCGGGGTCGCAGCCAGCGCGCTTGCGCGAATGCTTTGAGGATGGTTAGTTCGTTGTTGTGTGTGTCGCGTGAAGCACCCGGCACACACGTACTACACAGTGGTTGCCGGGTTCCTCTGCTCAGTCTCAACCTACACTGCAGCGTTCATCCATTGGGCGTGTGCGCGTGAGACGGAACTCTGCAAGCGTGCTGAAACATACTTGAGTCTTCTGACAGGAAATTGTAGTAAATGTGGCATCTTGGATGAGAGAACACACAGATAAGCTTCGCATAACGGGCTGGAATCACTTTTCAAAcgcgctgcgtctgtggTACGAGACTTCCACCTTGTGCTACCCACGACCCCAGTTCCTTATGCGGTGCCCTCTTCATACACATGCTGAGCTTTTGAGTGTCGCGAAACTGCCTACTTTCGCCCCGTGTCTCGCTCCTCTTTTATGTGTGTAACTGGAAACGACGTACTGGAAATTTAATTGTGGTGGGTAGTGCTCTCTTCCTTGTACAACCCGGAGACGGGGTCTGAGCTGCTTCACATACCATATTCGAGAGATGTACTATCCGTAACCCTCACGAGTTGATAATGATAGCGCGCTCAGGCTTTGCCTTAAGATGAACTTGACGCAGACTAATCTTAGCCGGGCGCCCCCCTCTCATCTTCCGGAGGCCCCCCTGAGATTCGGAAATGTAGGCTCGTACGCAAAAGCAACCGTAGCTGTTCAAGGACGCGCCACTCTACGTGCAGCCACAAGAATGCTTCAAACTTTGCTCCAGGCCTCacagagacgcgcccgcgccatTCGATGGGTTCCAAAACGTGGGGGAGGCCACAGAATGGCAGACTGGAGCAACAGTAAATGCGGGGATGCAGCCGCTCTATGATGGGGTCCACGCTGTCCGGATGAAAAACCATCTGCGACTGCCTAAAACCATGCAACGTAATTTCGCACCGCGTTTGCAGCTTTTGACGGAATGCCCCTTGATACGTTGTAAACTGACACCTCGGGCGGCATGTGCGCGCCGCTTATCGTCGCGAACCATAGCACGGTCGCATGCCGTGAGTGCGAGATTGGCGCTCCGATGCAGCAGCGCTATGCTTGCGCTCTCCCAGGAAAGCCAGGTTTGACGAGTAGAGAATGCTGAACTTGAAACACTGTGCTAAAACCATCTGAATCTGGGCGTTTTCTATTCCAGCGGGTGACCATACGAATGCAGCAGCCCACGCGgactctccgcggctctgccaGGGCAACAAGagcgccccccgcccccaTCCAAAAACGTAAGTTTGATTTCACATTTGTTGCGATCCCGCAAACCACGGCCGCACCAGCCATAAGAGTACGGAGAACTATCACCCGCCCTATGTTTTGCTTGCTGGCCCGGGGCCCTGTAGGTTTGCACGGCCCGTCGTGAACACCTTCGCCCACTTCCCTAGGGCAATGAGTTTAGGGCGGTCGACCCTCTCCGTGTAGCCAGAACAACAAGGGAAGAAAAGGTGACGAGGGAATGAAAAAGAACAGAAATAATGCCACAAGCCCGCCGATCAAAAGTAGGGAATGCTGCGGTGCACACACACATCAGAAAACAAAGCAAGAAAATACTTACTGATTGTGAGTACGCGGCACATTGCTATATAACGGTTTTGGACTATACAGACTTGTAAAAGAACCCACTGTGGGTTGTGTCGCTCCAATACCTTACTAGCACCACCAAGGTACGCAACCCTAAAAATGTATGCATGATCAATGCATGCACTCCACAGTTCCCTACATCAGGAAGGGCTGTCAAGCAAACACAGAAATGAGGGAACGGCAGCGTACCTTGTATGCCCGTCTTTGATACTTTCGCGCTAGAAGCATATCTTCAATAGCAGACGCCGTGTTTTgtctgctgcaggctgcggctTCTGCTATAGAGGACAGCTGCTGTTGTCTCCACTGTTGCTGTCGTTGCATTTCTTCCATCATACGTTGTACCTCGAGGAGACCTAAAGGTTCGCGGCACACAAAAGATCAAAAGGCAGAAGCTGTCACATTCCCGTCACTTCTCGGATTCCGAATGCGTTGACTCATCCGAAAGGGCCCCCCATCAATGTGCGCACTAGACAGTCTAAGAGATGTGCGATTCAGCCACTGCTTCAGGCGATTCCTGGTGCTCCTACGGGTTGCTCGCGTTCAAAAGCGCACCCTCGCACGGCAGAACAACCTTGTTTGTCGCTCACTTGCTCCTAgtttctgcagctgccggcaTTTGGCCGCCAGAACGTCCGCGGCTTCCGTGGAACCCTGTCGCAAGCAGGAACACACCCCCACCGACAGCACATGAACGTGCTTTGCATGTTGTTCGCCACTATCGGCAGCTAATTCACTTTCTGGCCGAAGCCACAACTATGACGTGGATTCCCCCTTTCTCTCTAAACTGCAGACCGCCGAGGTCTAGCGACTGGCGCACGCCCGTGTGGCATCCATGCCTATTGCCACAACGAACGATGGTCTTCTCCAGTATCACCGTTTAAACGAGAGGCACTGAGTGCACGACGCTCGCATTGTACCTTAGAATGTGAAGGAAATTGAAGCGCCGACACAAAGCGTGCTCTCCCACAGTCAACCACAGATCACCATACCgttgtcgccgccgccatgGCTGCCACTGCGAGCGTGGTATGGTCTCCCTCGAAAGTGCTTTCTCCGATTTTCTGAACGGCGTGTTGTAGCTCCGCTGAGGAGGCCTCAGGATACACTGCAGACGCGCATCACACAGAGCTAACAACGATGCACGAGATGGCAAGGCCACTCAGGtcgccggcctcgtcgcTAGAGTACCAACCGGAAAGTTTCGGATCGTCACCTCGCAGAACGTCCCCGCTCCAGGGCGATCGCAGATCGGCCTGCTGTGAAATAGGAACAACTTGCTGTAAAACGAATGCCGAGCCGTAACCTATGCGAGTGCGAGATAATATACTGTCATTGCCTGTTTTTTCGTCATGCCACTGCGCCTGGCCCTGCCGCCACACGATCGACGAGGTGGTGACTGTCTCTACTCCCTTTTCCGCTAGCATATCCACCACAAGATCATAAGGCTTGTCTCACGAACATATCTCGACCAAAGCAGCCGAGCCGTTTTCCCCGCTCGCCAGCAGCGTTAGAAAGCCTTACAAATTCTCATCTCAGCTGACACCTCGCCctcccagcgcgcgcgcaaaTCCTGCTCGAGTTGTTGCTGCTGTTCGAGGGCCACCTGAAGCTGCTGTTGGTGCTGCTGGATGACGCTTCTCCGAATACGCAGttctgcggcctgcgctgaagaagcctgctgcatgtgcatgtgctTCTTGAAGCTTCCATGTTGATTGTTTTGCGTCTCTTGAAGCTTTAGGTGACGCTGTTCATCTTCCTCATGCTGTTGCTGGAGCTGGCGCAGGGCACTGTGTGCCCGTTGAAGCAACTGCTGGGCCGCATGCACATGACTAGCTAATTCGCAGTTGTAACAAAGCCCCGTGTCCTGCGCACCTTGACAGCTCCCACCAGTGCCTCCATTCGGAGCGCAGCCAGGACAGCAGTAGggctggagaggcgcagccgcaccaGGGGAatgaagatgaagaaggTATCCCgtttgctgctgctggagaaGAACCTCGTTAATGGCAATCTTCAAAACTTTAGCTCTGCGCAAGAATGGAAACAACGACGAACCGCAGTCTGTTTGGCCCCCACCGAAGTCCGTCGATGCCTCTACGCAATAAAAAGCGCCAGACTTTCCGTGgccgcgctgcgtcggcgacagagaagacgccgactGGGCACTGTCAGACATGGACTCGCCCGAGGTCTCCGAGGAGCAAAAAGTTTCTGGGGAGAGCAACGAAAAGGGAGAGTGGCCATCAAGAGCTTGTGTTGCGTCTTGAGTCTTCTCATGCTTCAGTGCGTCATGGACTTCAACAGATGAAGTGGGCGGCGGGAAGAAAGACGATAGCGGCGAATGCGCCGGATACGAGGATGGACCAGGCACCGGTGGGGCTTCCGATGGGGCTGTGGAGACGGAGGGCGTCTTATGTGGGGACGGTATACGCGGAGAAGTTTGCCCAGCACACATAATTGCCTTAGAATATCGGACCGCTGCCACCGCTGCGGCACTAGCAGGACATCCCGCGGTTGCCAGGCTGGTGTCGTTACACGTCTCCGGATGCTGCAGCCCCACGACCCCCGCTTTGCCAGACAGCGATACGGGCTGCTCATATCCCAGCCCTCCTTCCAGCGGAGGGGTGCCCGCCACCACCCGTTGAAGATCCGGGAAACGATCGATCATCGTATCTATGCTTTAGGGCATCGCAGAAAGGAGACACCAAGAACTGCTGTCTTCAGGCTAGTGAACCTTAGATGTCAGTGATTGCGTGGAGGAAAACAAACACTGCCTCCCCCCGTTAGGCTTCCGTGTGTGACAAGGCCCTCCCGCAGCGAGCAAGAGAAAACAGATGGTGTGATCCCTCGATGTGGAGCCAGGGTACTTCTTGACCGGGCTGAGACCTCGATTGTGAACTTGCAGTTGTCAAGAGATTGTTCCTCACCGCAGCAACCTTCCCACATAAAGCAGACATGACAGTGCTGGCAGAGGTGTCCTCCGTTTTCATGCGAGGAGGAGTTCCGTTGGGGAAATTCAACCCAATGCCTGAGAACTTCCCAGGAGTCTCAGCAACCCCGGTTGTGCTGGTCGATCAAGCAAAGACATAGAAGACGCCATGTATTTCGCCGCTTTTCTGAGTTCAGAAAAGAACTGAATATCATAAATGCGCGTCTAGCAAGAAAACCACATACGTTGCGTGTGTCTTGCAAGTCAATTCGCCTCATAGATTGTCGCAGACACGCACTGCACACCGAGTCCCCGGTTTTCGAGCAGACACCCGCTTGCAATTCGGGAGACGGGGGCGCATGCAACGGGTTTTCCGTACGCACGCCTTGACGGTAACCCCGTCATGTCTTTCCATGTCTTGgtcggcgcctctccgcaaGCCGAAAGCTCCCCCGTCTTTCCTGCAAAATGCTTTTCGTCTAAGCTACATAGCAAGGTGTGCATGTGTTTttctgcagagacgaggcgcaaaCTCATGACGACGGATCAGTACACCCTTTGGTCCAGTCACACAGGGCTCCCGCTTGAAATGTGTATCTTAACGTCGTCCGAAATGGTGCAGGGGTGGGATCTGCGACCTGTGGCAGTTTCCAAGTTCTCTTTAAAAGCTTAGGGCACATCTTCCGTTAATCCGTGACGCCAGGGCCAGATGCGATGCGATCCCATATCGGGGAGACGGGGTGACAATGGGACGCGTGTTTAGCCGCCAGACAAATTCGGTACCGGAAACCGAATAATCTCGATGACACACATTCGTGTGTGATCGAGATTATGGCAAGGCAGAGGTCAACGCACCATTTCGAACGCGTTGCAATCGTCCCCCGTCTCAAGCAGTCCAGTTGAGAGGTTTGTACTGCgatcataaagaacttgcttgtctgtatctcatcAGCGGCAACCTTCATCCAGTGGCCATTTCCGTCTGAGGGAGGGGCCTAATGCTGCCTGCAAAGCACTTGTCACATTATGTTTCGAGGGGTTTTCTTGGTGATACAGGCATGGGGGCATGTGTAGCCGAAATGTCCACCACCGTCGTGTCTTATTTAGGTTCATGCCCCAGGGGTTTCGTTGGGTGAGGAATACTCAACACGCGCGCCAACGCGTGTAGAAAGACAGTGGTAGCCGTGCGACCTTGCACACACGGTTAACTTGGCAGACGATCTAGTTCGTGCTCGAAGCGATCTTAGAGCGGAAGAAACTAGACTAGCAGACAGTTGTGTGCACCGTGTCACACCCGGTCGCATGTCCTGCGAGTCACCCTCTAAAACTGCTTCACCAGGCAGTCATGCGCAAGCATTTTATGCCTATACAGTAACTGCGTGGTGAACGTCTACACACATCTTGGCAGTACGTCACTGATAACTGATAAGAGACACTACAAATTCGATCAACGTGAGAGAAAGTAATGCGGGGAGCTTCGTCAGTGGAGAAGACAGGAAGGTGTGACGTTTTACTGGCGACTAGAAATGACCCTGCCATGTATCCACTTCTATAATGCCCTGGTGCATCCTACGTACTGTATCTGACaaggcatgcatgcgcgcacaGGATCACTGGTATACCTCAGAAAGCAGCCCAAGTGCGTTCCACGACTTCATGCTGAGTCATATCGTGGTTGATGTTGTGGTGAGCTCAGCATGAACTAACGGGCGCCAAATCTTGTATTTATCGAAGGCCCTTTGGTTATCAACTGAACAGTGGGGCGCTGTAGCTTTCCTGTTGCGCAACTGTGTAATGGCGTACCAGGTATCCAGACGCAGCTTCAGCATGGAACTTCAGTCGTCCAACGAGCAGCCATCCGCTCTACGATATGCCCAAAAGCACTTGGCATCGTTTCTATCCCAGGCGGTCCAGAAGGCAGAGAACGCCACCATTGGAAGCTTCGGGTGTGAAGTAGTGTCTAGAATATTCTTCAACCGTATTGCGAGGCCAAGCGGTTCACGGAGGGTACAACAGATGCGAAGACAGGCACAGTTCGGTACTACTTGGGATGTACAGTTTTGTATGCGGGGACACGAGTCTCTACAGCAGATTGTCACCCTTCTTCCACATGCCTGCTTTCTCGCTGCGTATCAAATCCTGTGACTCAGCCCGTAAGCAACAATCCACGTATCGCCGGGTTCAAGAAAATTATTTCAGAAATCTCTTTCGACCGGGTTCCGCCACCTTGTCCACATTCGGTGCATCACTCTCGCTTTGTCATGCGTATGGATACTCTTAGATGCCTTCACTGTCTTTCGGTCGCAAGCGTCTTCGAAGAACCTTCAGGAGAACGACAGCCCCCGCCATGGCGCAGAGCAGCAGCCAGAGTCGCCAACCTGCATCAGCACGCCAAATCCGATGTGCTGTACTCATGCGTTGCTATGCAGCACGCTCCTGGTTTTTAATCGGACACACCAGTGCTGTAAACAATCTTCATTTAGTATATTCTGAGGAACCTGTCCCACAAAACCATGGCACATGCGTCATTTTCTTCCGCAAAACAAAACAGGCTATGCGTTTGCGGCAGAGCCAGTTGATTCCGGAGATGCGTCTACAGGACTGATTCTTACATCGTGGACTAGAGAAACCCACCCTGCACCAGGGCGTATTCTGTCTCTGCTCCAAATATTCTTTTGTTTGCTAGCACGCTACGCTGTCTGCGTGCTAAAAATGCATGTCTCCCTTTCATAGTAGGTGAGGCCACGGAAATAGCTAATGTTCCACCAACGAGCGTCAGTCACCCTCTTCTCTGCTAGAGCAGCGCAAACCTAGCTACCACTCCAGAACGTGAGCCCCAAAAATCTCTCCAGTCGCGCTCGGGATGTGCTCTGACACGAAAATCACTTCCACAAAGAGTTCCGGCCCTGTTGTTAACTTCCCCCTGCAACTTCGAATTGTTTCACACGGGAGATGTGTGGCCTTACTGCCGTCCAAGGAATCGAGCGAAGTCAGGGCGTTTCCCATCGACActgcgaagaagacacaAAATAGCGAACACCTGGATGATCGAAGCTATCCACGTGTACGCTCAGTCGATACACTCACCCGAAAGTGTCATATTTTCTTCCGTCCTCTTGTGGTCTCCGCGAAGAACCCTGGAGTTCGGGATTGCCTACGTAGTATGCTAACGCCCCCTTTCTTGTTGATGTCGTGTATATATCCATGTATTCATGCATGTATATCAAGAGGCTGTCTACTCAAAAGTGGGACAGCTCTGCCCTGTGTGGCCTCCGAGCAGAATAATGAAGCGCCTGCAACTGACCGGGGTATTGCCATCAGCAGAATGCTATTGGTAATCTGTGTTCCCTCGAGTCGTCAGGGTTTGATAATACATCCGCGTATATTTACGAAAACCGCGCTGACGAgtgagcgcctccgccatcTTACACGCAGaacagcttgtaccgttacaTGCTTTAGAGCTCGCTAACAGGCCGCATCACGAGGGCACCCCAGTTTCGTGCAGAGCCGTGTGTCTCTTATATGTAGACGGGCAGAAATCTCTCTGCAATGTATGGAGTGGCCCGGTCCTGGCTACACAAGCGCGTGGCTGGCCAGTGTtggcgaagctgcagcgctCCCGCGCAGAGCAGGGTAGCGAGGCTGCTGCCTTGCTCGAGGACTTACCGAAAAGAATTGTGTTTGGCATCAGACCGAAGAGCGTCGCCGTAAAGAAAACATCGAAAGGAACCTCAAGGAGTGGCGCTGAAGGGATACGGGAAAAAAAGTCGCACCGGGATGATTCTTACGAAGCTGTCACAGATCTCCGCGGCATCCTCTACTGGAAACCTTTCTCGAGAGCTATTGCAGGCTCAGGTGTCTAGTGAAACACACCATGCACAGGGACGGCAACTGAAAAAGAGAGGCACCACTGAAGGCTGAGAATCAACTTTACGGTTACCACACCCGAGGCGGGTCCTGTTAGTCCGCCTCATAtcttccgcgcgcgggccttctACGTACCTGCTGCGTTGATAAACAGGTTGGGGAATACTGGAGAAACGCGAAGGAAGAGGACCGTGAGGAAGAGATCCACATCAAAGCCGGGCGGCTTTTTGTCTTGGGGGCTGCCACTTGCGTCGTCACTCGGGCGCCCTCTCTGCAGTTGCTTGCGTGGATGCAGCACACGCTTCAGCCTCTCGAGCTTCTCAGGGAAAAGGAAGAGCTGCACGACGCGATCAAAGTTCCGCAGTGAGATACGTGCCGTTCCAGGAGCGGCAAATAACCTCATCAAAAACCCAATAGGTGTACCATTGCATTTGACTGCTATCGAGCACGGCAGCAAGACGCAAACACTGTGTAGAGGTAACCGTAGAAACGCCGTCAACTTAGTCTCACAAactgaggggggggggggtcgcaTGATACTGTGTCTCTGCCATAGCACGTGGGGCTCGAAAGTAATGATATGATTAGCAAAATGGACTCCTCAGAAGGGATTCACTTCTTATGACCCCAGTTCTGCCATGCGTCTTTGCTATTCAGGGCCGAGGCGAGTCTGCTACTTTTGAAACTTGATGCCACAGAGACTGGAAGCTGGGGCAGCATTCACCATCTATGACAAGGAGATGGACCGGTTCAAGAAAACATGTATAGTATGCTCCACCGGAAATGtgtctgcggaggaggcctcAGCTTTTTTTCTGAATCACAGAGACGTGAGGAGTTCGGCTGCGCTTACCACGATGGGCTTGCCCACCCACCTAAACATGAAGTAGGCAAGCGAGGGACCGACAGCAGCCAACGCATTCGCGGTGCAGAATGCGACAAGGGGAGAAAAAAGAGCACCCAAAAGGACTGTCACCAGAGTCGAGGTGCCTAAGGGGAGCATACACAGAAAACGTCGCAGCTGTCAAGTATGTGTCTTGAACAGCTGCTCTTTACCCGAATGGCAAGGACGCACCCGAAGGATTCCAGCACGTTACGATGTCTGCAGCCGTTTCGCACAGTTTTTACGCCCTTACGAAACCTGAGGCAACGGCAAGAGAACACTCTAGCAACCATTGCCTGCGTTGAAAGGTCCCGGAGAGCGCACTGGCAGCCTAGATTCTGGTGgcacgccgctgcaggcggtgcAACTTCCGTATGTGTGTTCGGCTCTCTCCCGCGTTCCATGTGCACTGCTACTCCTGCAAACG
The Besnoitia besnoiti strain Bb-Ger1 chromosome VIII, whole genome shotgun sequence genome window above contains:
- a CDS encoding hypothetical protein (encoded by transcript BESB_085650), which produces MIDRFPDLQRVVAGTPPLEGGLGYEQPVSLSGKAGVVGLQHPETCNDTSLATAGCPASAAAVAAVRYSKAIMCAGQTSPRIPSPHKTPSVSTAPSEAPPVPGPSSYPAHSPLSSFFPPPTSSVEVHDALKHEKTQDATQALDGHSPFSLLSPETFCSSETSGESMSDSAQSASSLSPTQRGHGKSGAFYCVEASTDFGGGQTDCGSSLFPFLRRAKVLKIAINEVLLQQQQTGYLLHLHSPGAAAPLQPYCCPGCAPNGGTGGSCQGAQDTGLCYNCELASHVHAAQQLLQRAHSALRQLQQQHEEDEQRHLKLQETQNNQHGSFKKHMHMQQASSAQAAELRIRRSVIQQHQQQLQVALEQQQQLEQDLRARWEGEVSAEMRILYPEASSAELQHAVQKIGESTFEGDHTTLAVAAMAAATTGSTEAADVLAAKCRQLQKLGASLLEVQRMMEEMQRQQQWRQQQLSSIAEAAACSRQNTASAIEDMLLARKYQRRAYKHSLLLIGGLVALFLFFFIPSSPFLPLLFWLHGEGRPP